The Cryptomeria japonica chromosome 2, Sugi_1.0, whole genome shotgun sequence region tatttaataaagtgacaatatattattttattatttaattaagttaattattattaagtcatcaatgaatattttatttatattttgataattTAATAAGAATCAATTTAACTAAATGTCACcttaaaaattggggacattacattttggGTACATTCTAATAGTTGATGCTCTCTAGAAATCCCTTTGTAAAATTTGgatttaattttctttaaataaaattaattttttaccaAAAACAATATTAAGTCTATAACATAATTCGTTGAATCTTTACAATGATTCAAATATTTCGTGTGTTAAGAGTCTTTATTTTAATCCAAATTACATCATTAGACAATTAACACAAGTAAAATAGTGTGTGAGAATGTGACAATTTCATTTGTATGTGCTATGCTCTCCTCTATTCTTCTTTTAAGAATCTAGATTTAAAATCTACTAGAAAAATCTCTTTTTGATAATGAATCAAAGAGCGTAATTCAAAATATTGATACAAGAAATATTTTTTTTCATAAACACTACAACTCAAAGATAATATTACTTGTCAAAATATAGACACTTCAAAACTAGAAtacttaattgaaaaaaaaaaaaaaaagagtttcagTTTTGTTTTCTCTCAAACAAAAATGATGACACAAAAATTGAATATTAAATAATAAGAATGGTCGCACTTAGCTACTGGCCCAAAATTTTCAGATAAGAATACAATATCACTAAGATCCATCAACATATACAAACTTTATGAATAAAACACACAAAGACAATACATTCATACCAAGATATACAAACTTTGGACAGTGATGATCTGCTCTCTATCATGTTTGATTCCCTAAAGTTAGATATGCTCATTAGGAGTCCTTTTAGTTTTGATAACTCATGTTAAAGAAGTCCGCATAGAAAAAAACTTTGAAGCAGAAGTCATCTCTTGAAACAGAAGTTCAAAACTCTGGGTTGCTGCAACTCACAACCAATTTTTTAATTATCAGAGCACCCTCTATATGCTTCATTTTAAAATATTAGAGATACAATAACCTGAAAATGATGGACTTACCACGGCATGCGAGTTACGCTCCTTTAGAAATAATAAAAGAATCATCATTTACAAAGTCACTTAATTTTTTCATTTACAAAGTCACTTAATTTTTTCATTTCACCAACATCAACCAGCCAGTTAAGTGTCCTGACAATTGCATCACTTGGAGCACAGccttctttcttcatctgatccatcaaCCAAAATGTTTTTACAAGATCATGTCTTTGCTTGAAGCTGCGGAATAAGCTGTCGTAAGTAAAAACATCTAGAACCAAATCCTTTGTTCTCATCTCATTCAGCATTGACAAAGCCATGtcaagtttgtttttcttgaagaaaaaatcaaTCAATTTACTATAGGTTACAACATTTGGAGAAATACCAGCCACTTTCATGTTTGAAAAATGCTTCAAGGCCTTATCTATTTCACCAATTTTGCAATGGGCATCAATCAGGTGGTTATAAGTGATTGCATTAGGTGTCAAGCCTTCATCAGGCATCTTATTCATGAATGAATGAACTGTAGAAAGATCCCCTGCCTTGCACAGACCATCAATGACTCTGTTGTATGTCACCTGGGAGCTTCGTCTTCCCTACCTACTCTACAGAGACCGTATATTAGGCTACTGTATGTAAAATTATCAGGAGAAAGGCCATCCTGTCTCATTTCAGCTACTAAAATAAGAGTTTCACTTATTCTACCAATCTTGCAGTTTCCATCTATCAGAGTGCTATATGTAACAATATTAGGAAAAAAATGAAAATGCCTCATTCTGTGCAAGAGCTTATGCGCTTCCTCAATTTGATCCCCTTTACACAAAGTCTTTATGAGGATGCTATAAGTGATAACATATGGATGTATTTCCATCTCTTTCATTTCAGCAAGAAGGGGTTTGATTCTACGGAGACAACCAGACTTTACAAGGCCATCTAAAAGCGCGTTGAAGGAAAGGACATCGAGAGGACGCCCTTGAGTAATGGATGAATGCAAAAGTTCCTAGGCCTTGTTTGTGTTTCCCGATTTACAGAGGGCAGTAATGGACTGAGTGAAGTACTTAACATTAAATCTGTCCTGCTTGTGTGTGTGTTGAGATGAGGAGTTTTTGCAGTACTGTTTTGGAAAATGAGGAGAATGAGAATGAGGTGAAGTTACCTGTTTAAAGAGGGGGCATCGTATCCATTTCAAGCTGTGCGTCATCTCCATCTCCGTCTTCATAGGGTTAACAGGGCAGAGCAGaacaaaaccctaaaatgtcttCTCTTCTTGTCCACAGCTAAAATAAAAGCAAATACGTataggggaaaggatccagtagtcgtgcaccctaacttcacgcttctcaaaatcctatttggaaatttcgaatcactccgatttttttacagcagcttacttggcaagtcccctgcttataactaaggtttcagggctacatcatcaaatatgatgccacatcagcatgctttttgccaaggtgtccaaaacagccccaaaaaaaagtgagaccaatagacgtgcaaaagagaccccaatagttgtgcagccgatgtggcatcacctggttggttactttttacaatattagtacatttcttaacaactattggtacatttcctaacaaaaattgatattttttgtttcaaacaataggttttatttgttcaatttttggaacaaaaggtatcaacaaccctcacaacaattgaaacatgctcaactactgggtcctttcccctatatctATTTCTTTAAACCCGAAAGCAGATATCCTAAGTcac contains the following coding sequences:
- the LOC131055670 gene encoding pentatricopeptide repeat-containing protein At5g61990, mitochondrial-like gives rise to the protein MPDEGLTPNAITYNHLIDAHCKIGEIDKALKHFSNMKVAGISPNVVTYSKLIDFFFKKNKLDMALSMLNEMRTKDLVLDVFTYDSLFRSFKQRHDLVKTFWLMDQMKKEGCAPSDAIVRTLNWLVDVGEMKKLSDFVNEKIK